Proteins from a genomic interval of Leptospira kanakyensis:
- a CDS encoding RluA family pseudouridine synthase produces MSSYQSLIRYPYKGRTVFEFLTTKFPYHSPDEWTFLLAENRVKVSGTIATRDLVLREGDSVTYEPIPGRIQEPEVDTNYTILKETEDFLFVDKPGNLPMHPAGRYRTRTLLNLLEELYPKIIPVHRLDRETSGVVVFAKTEESRTWLQKKFESREVKKEYLAVVRGKFDREVFLEGYIGKDLDSAIRKKMKFSTDEFLDSKSVSTSFMPLCFNESQNISLVLVRPVTGRIHQIRASLLYLGYPILGDKLYGPRETMFLDFVQSGLTPELLAELGADRQLLHAHSVSYMDERTSEQIVVKSKPLPEIEALFRIDSSFIYS; encoded by the coding sequence ATGAGTTCTTACCAATCCTTGATTCGTTACCCATATAAGGGGCGGACGGTCTTTGAATTTCTCACCACTAAATTTCCCTATCACAGTCCGGATGAGTGGACATTTTTACTCGCAGAGAACCGTGTCAAAGTGTCTGGAACTATCGCGACAAGAGACCTTGTCCTTCGGGAGGGAGACAGTGTCACATATGAACCAATTCCTGGGCGGATCCAAGAGCCGGAAGTGGATACAAACTATACCATCCTAAAGGAAACAGAAGATTTCCTCTTTGTCGACAAACCCGGTAATTTGCCAATGCATCCGGCGGGAAGATACCGCACTCGTACTTTACTAAATCTTCTGGAAGAGTTATATCCGAAAATCATTCCTGTCCACCGGTTGGATCGGGAGACATCTGGGGTTGTGGTTTTTGCAAAAACAGAAGAAAGTCGCACTTGGCTCCAAAAGAAATTTGAGTCGAGAGAAGTAAAAAAAGAATATTTGGCTGTGGTGCGTGGAAAGTTCGATCGGGAAGTTTTTCTCGAAGGATATATCGGTAAAGATTTGGATTCCGCCATTCGAAAGAAAATGAAATTTTCGACCGATGAATTTTTAGATAGTAAATCGGTTTCGACAAGTTTTATGCCATTATGTTTCAATGAATCACAAAACATAAGTTTGGTTCTCGTCAGGCCAGTGACTGGTAGGATTCATCAAATTCGTGCGAGTCTTCTATATTTGGGTTATCCGATTCTTGGAGATAAACTATATGGGCCTCGTGAAACAATGTTTTTGGACTTTGTCCAATCTGGGCTCACCCCGGAATTGTTAGCAGAACTTGGGGCAGATCGGCAACTTCTCCATGCACATAGCGTAAGTTATATGGATGAGAGGACTTCTGAACAAATAGTTGTGAAATCAAAACCATTACCGGAAATAGAAGCTCTCTTCCGTATAGATTCTAGTTTTATCTATTCGTAA
- the mnmA gene encoding tRNA 2-thiouridine(34) synthase MnmA, whose translation MKEKEKIIVAMSGGVDSAVAAGLLMEAGYDVIGVNLRTWEYEAPACDTTKKSCCSPEDIRDARDVGLSLNIPFYVIKMEKVFGERVIDRFINDYKDGRTPNPCVECNTFVKFGALFEQAKILGIEKIATGHYARVIEVDGRYAIRNAVDMKKNQTYYLYGLSQENIKNTVFPLGDMDKTQVREIAKRMGLPVAEKPESQEICFIPENDYRSFLKKKGMEFTPGFLKLASGQIIGKHQGKEGFTIGQRKGLGIAWKNPLYVLSIEDDGTVVLGEEEETVSESFVLEEITYQALTPMEVGTSKEMKVQIRYRSAPVHCKVTSLGNTWKVEFLEDVKSVTPGQSATFYPTNGDYLFAGGIIQKGSITRKVKTNFVLEAESVTI comes from the coding sequence GTGAAAGAAAAAGAAAAAATCATAGTAGCGATGAGTGGTGGGGTGGATAGCGCAGTGGCCGCAGGACTTCTAATGGAAGCAGGTTACGACGTGATCGGAGTCAACCTACGTACATGGGAATACGAAGCTCCCGCGTGTGATACCACAAAAAAATCCTGCTGTTCTCCCGAGGACATCCGTGATGCACGTGATGTAGGTCTTTCTTTAAACATTCCTTTTTACGTAATCAAAATGGAAAAGGTGTTTGGAGAACGAGTCATCGACCGTTTTATTAATGATTATAAAGATGGAAGGACACCAAACCCTTGTGTAGAATGCAACACCTTTGTAAAGTTTGGTGCTCTTTTTGAACAAGCCAAAATTTTGGGGATAGAAAAAATCGCCACAGGCCACTATGCCCGTGTCATCGAGGTGGATGGGCGTTATGCCATCCGTAATGCCGTTGACATGAAAAAAAATCAAACGTACTATTTGTACGGTTTGTCTCAAGAAAATATTAAAAATACGGTTTTCCCTTTGGGTGATATGGACAAAACCCAAGTGCGTGAAATTGCAAAACGTATGGGTCTTCCTGTAGCCGAAAAACCAGAATCCCAAGAGATTTGTTTTATTCCTGAAAATGACTACCGATCTTTCTTAAAAAAGAAAGGAATGGAATTCACACCTGGATTCCTTAAATTGGCTTCCGGCCAAATCATAGGCAAACACCAAGGAAAAGAAGGATTCACCATCGGCCAAAGAAAAGGCCTTGGGATCGCATGGAAAAATCCACTTTACGTTCTGTCCATTGAAGATGATGGAACGGTTGTGCTTGGGGAAGAAGAAGAAACTGTTTCGGAATCTTTTGTTTTAGAAGAAATTACTTATCAGGCACTCACTCCTATGGAAGTGGGCACGTCCAAAGAAATGAAAGTCCAAATCCGATACAGAAGTGCACCTGTTCATTGTAAGGTGACTTCTCTTGGAAACACTTGGAAAGTAGAATTTTTGGAAGATGTAAAAAGTGTAACCCCGGGCCAATCTGCAACTTTTTATCCAACAAATGGTGATTATTTATTTGCAGGTGGGATCATTCAGAAAGGTTCCATCACAAGAAAGGTAAAAACAAATTTTGTTTTAGAGGCGGAGAGCGTTACCATTTGA
- a CDS encoding PilZ domain-containing protein, producing the protein MDKEIKDLEGILKVITALFGKLPAYIINSEKEYPVKIIALKNKALIINTNLKFPNRDRVLTVVHNGSKFLAHFIVAGGDGNGIEILTPAKIQITAASRQGSRVDTSQIQTGMVVSNIINVNDVSKAIGFDDKKVDAILLAYRTKLAKAFPLSSIFFAGRMDNRLRLMHHYDKDIFIVDRKEKSTASPAFFPFDEYLRIFENSKIADSFTSEICVPIKYKGYVHLGYVQVLSEKPLDFEIYKQIQTFANAVSRDIISTGVFQESRDVCQVMDLSMGGISFIHAPSRSFSRSVTLNGTILFDLNLEAGKKVTIRGIIKNIRNQETNFRVGCQFYNLTEKDVEVLEDFLNVGKEEEGGDAALSTENSETEGSSSEVSTEESSEVVGAVDEPGDPFGAAFEESLPAEEPPAEEEPNQES; encoded by the coding sequence ATGGATAAGGAAATCAAAGACCTCGAAGGGATTTTAAAAGTGATTACCGCTTTGTTCGGTAAACTGCCTGCATACATTATCAATTCAGAAAAAGAATACCCTGTCAAAATCATTGCTTTAAAAAATAAGGCTCTTATCATCAATACTAATCTAAAGTTTCCGAACAGGGATAGGGTTCTTACCGTTGTCCACAATGGTAGTAAGTTTTTAGCACATTTCATTGTTGCTGGTGGAGATGGAAACGGAATCGAAATCCTCACACCGGCTAAAATTCAAATCACTGCAGCATCCCGGCAAGGTTCTCGTGTGGACACTAGCCAAATCCAAACTGGGATGGTTGTTTCCAATATCATCAATGTCAATGATGTATCAAAGGCGATTGGGTTTGATGATAAAAAAGTGGATGCGATTCTTTTGGCATACCGAACAAAACTAGCCAAAGCCTTTCCCTTATCTTCTATTTTTTTTGCAGGTCGAATGGATAACCGTCTCCGACTCATGCATCATTACGATAAGGATATTTTTATCGTTGATCGTAAGGAGAAATCTACAGCTTCACCTGCTTTTTTTCCTTTTGATGAATATTTAAGAATTTTCGAAAATTCTAAAATTGCAGACAGCTTTACTTCAGAAATTTGTGTTCCTATCAAATACAAAGGGTATGTGCATTTAGGTTACGTTCAGGTTTTGTCCGAAAAACCACTTGATTTTGAAATTTATAAACAAATCCAAACTTTTGCAAATGCAGTCAGTCGAGATATCATTAGTACCGGAGTTTTCCAAGAGTCACGTGATGTTTGCCAGGTGATGGATTTAAGTATGGGTGGTATTAGTTTTATCCATGCTCCTTCACGTTCTTTTTCTAGATCGGTAACTTTGAATGGAACCATCCTCTTTGACTTAAATTTAGAGGCGGGAAAAAAAGTTACCATTCGTGGAATCATAAAAAACATCCGGAACCAAGAAACAAACTTCCGAGTGGGTTGCCAGTTCTATAACCTAACAGAGAAAGATGTAGAAGTTTTAGAAGATTTTTTAAATGTTGGAAAAGAAGAAGAGGGTGGAGACGCAGCTCTTTCAACGGAAAATTCTGAAACAGAAGGTTCTTCGTCTGAAGTTTCCACTGAAGAATCATCAGAAGTTGTAGGTGCCGTAGATGAACCTGGGGATCCATTTGGAGCTGCTTTTGAAGAATCCCTTCCCGCGGAAGAACCGCCAGCAGAAGAAGAACCAAACCAAGAATCTTAA
- a CDS encoding sensor domain-containing diguanylate cyclase: MSFKENTDIVFEHYEKKIYDQKQLLEISRALNSTLDYKYLIDAILNICLAQLQTLHAAMYLEPEIDLGLFKLEPQSIKGFELNTEEQNYEVKIDSPLIHYFEEKPKAITMDQILLMDSLKSIPDITYLRKMGAEILVPLNAKGKVNGLLVLGDKMTSEEFSEDEKEFMTTLANLAGIAVDNARLYELATVDMMTGLKIHHYFQTKLKEEMDRSRKKGSRLCLLFTDVDHFKNFNDTYGHQAGDVVLIEVAKQLINASQRHHIPARYGGEEFCLVMPGATEEEAMVKGEEIRKAVESMVVKNPNDGTDLKVTLSVGVSSFRTTDRSNKDLIERADKALYQAKHSGRNRTICYKD; encoded by the coding sequence TTGTCTTTTAAAGAAAACACTGATATCGTTTTTGAGCATTACGAAAAAAAAATCTACGACCAAAAACAGCTACTGGAAATTTCCCGTGCCCTGAATTCCACGTTAGACTATAAGTATTTAATTGATGCAATTCTTAACATCTGTTTGGCGCAGCTGCAGACTCTCCATGCGGCAATGTACTTAGAGCCAGAAATTGATTTAGGTCTTTTTAAATTAGAACCACAATCCATTAAGGGTTTTGAGTTAAACACAGAAGAACAAAACTACGAAGTTAAAATCGATAGCCCTCTCATCCATTATTTTGAAGAAAAACCCAAAGCCATTACGATGGACCAAATCCTACTGATGGATTCTTTAAAATCCATTCCCGATATCACTTACCTGAGAAAGATGGGAGCGGAGATCTTAGTCCCTCTAAACGCGAAAGGTAAGGTGAATGGACTTCTTGTCCTTGGGGACAAAATGACTTCTGAAGAATTTTCGGAAGATGAAAAAGAATTTATGACAACTCTTGCGAACCTTGCAGGGATTGCTGTGGACAATGCAAGGTTGTATGAACTTGCCACTGTCGATATGATGACGGGTTTAAAAATCCACCATTACTTCCAAACCAAACTCAAAGAAGAAATGGATCGTAGTCGTAAAAAAGGATCCAGACTTTGTTTGTTATTTACCGACGTGGATCATTTCAAAAATTTTAATGATACCTATGGCCACCAAGCAGGGGACGTGGTTCTCATTGAGGTCGCAAAACAGTTGATTAACGCAAGCCAGCGCCACCACATTCCGGCCCGTTACGGTGGGGAAGAATTTTGTCTCGTAATGCCAGGAGCCACAGAAGAGGAGGCGATGGTTAAGGGAGAGGAAATCCGGAAAGCCGTCGAATCGATGGTGGTGAAAAACCCGAATGATGGAACCGACCTCAAAGTTACCTTGTCAGTGGGAGTTTCTAGTTTCCGCACCACAGACAGAAGTAATAAAGATTTGATCGAAAGGGCAGACAAGGCGCTCTACCAGGCCAAACATTCCGGTAGAAACCGCACAATTTGTTATAAAGATTAG
- a CDS encoding toxin-antitoxin system YwqK family antitoxin, with translation MKVIIVIYIVISVALNARPSNIPADAKFDSKDNSYELVEKIGNREKIVTWNHSGQLSYILWTEGDYNELTSFSNGRWSARAKYRSQNPLIRENLPPEIRPKEIPKEATFNFDFRKWEVGETVQRKKNGIWRLFWPSGEFAGTVEYKDDQYEGKLQTFWENGKPYQSANYLNGKKEGEYKTFHENGALYEFGKYRNDKLVGIGTRYDDKGKLKEKIVVNPGKPVKREYFNETKEEKFERLLREKRLEEYIARRNLKK, from the coding sequence ATGAAAGTAATAATTGTAATTTATATCGTAATTAGTGTCGCATTGAATGCTCGGCCGAGTAATATTCCAGCTGATGCGAAGTTTGACTCTAAAGATAATTCTTACGAGCTAGTCGAAAAAATCGGGAATCGGGAAAAAATCGTCACTTGGAACCATAGCGGACAACTATCATACATTTTGTGGACGGAAGGAGATTACAATGAATTGACTTCTTTTAGTAATGGCAGGTGGAGTGCGAGAGCGAAATATCGCAGCCAAAACCCATTGATTAGAGAGAATTTACCTCCAGAAATAAGACCAAAGGAAATTCCTAAGGAAGCTACATTTAACTTTGATTTTAGAAAGTGGGAAGTTGGTGAGACTGTTCAGCGGAAAAAAAATGGGATATGGAGACTATTCTGGCCCAGTGGAGAATTTGCGGGAACGGTTGAATACAAAGATGATCAGTATGAAGGGAAACTACAAACTTTTTGGGAAAATGGGAAACCGTATCAATCAGCTAATTATTTAAACGGAAAGAAAGAAGGTGAGTATAAAACTTTTCATGAAAATGGCGCTCTATATGAATTTGGAAAGTATCGGAACGATAAGTTAGTTGGAATCGGAACTAGGTATGACGATAAGGGAAAACTAAAAGAAAAAATTGTAGTGAATCCAGGAAAACCTGTAAAGCGAGAATATTTTAATGAGACAAAAGAGGAAAAATTTGAACGGTTACTTCGAGAGAAGAGGCTTGAAGAATATATAGCTCGAAGAAATTTGAAAAAGTAA
- a CDS encoding alpha-hydroxy-acid oxidizing protein, protein MKSVEGKTILIIGGGLLQVPIIQTAKTMRLHTVVADMNPASIGFQIADEAIVMSTKDVEGMVRESKKFAQNTQIHGVITAGTDASMTVAAVASALQLPGIRFVDAEAASNKVKMRQRLKEFGMPIPRFAPVWSLQDAKDALDSLTFPLVMKPADNMGARGVIKVNNKDDLPTAFRHAKRFCPTGELILEEYMEGPELSVDALAFQGQIRMTGIADRIIEREPYFIEVGHNMPSAMSKEVLDEVERVMAGGMRALGIHLGAGKGDIKVTKEGVKIGEIAARLSGGFMSAFTYPLSTGVNLNRAALLISLGETPDNLDPVLSRVSIERSLLSKPGKLVSIGGVEETKKIDGVSEVFIQSKPGDIIKEPTNNIDKSGHVIIVADNLKDADLVFEKVKKSIRFEVDEQFSVTEKEINDQARIRFGKDICWVCKQCDGSNCASGIPGMGGVGRMETFHDNSAALSEYSIVPGYIRDHVFPEIQTQFLGYDLKTPIMAAPMTGVGTNMNFVMTDADYANMVVRSFVQNGSLAWLGDGASPEKYKIMLEALKKSSGKGILICKPREDESMLVDRFQQAESDGVFALGMDIDAVNFKTMVQKNLSSITRPLERLIKLKEKTKLPFVLKGIMNPEDAKLAYEGGFSAIVVSNHGGRVLDGMPGTARVLPKIAEVVKGKIPLLVDGGIRSGMDVFKMIALGADAVLLGRPVAISLVGGEDAGVRFLLQKYSEELKQSMSVTGAKTLVDIKRTMLLHKLHG, encoded by the coding sequence TTGAAATCGGTCGAAGGCAAAACCATTCTGATCATTGGTGGGGGACTCCTTCAGGTTCCCATCATCCAAACAGCAAAAACCATGCGACTTCATACTGTAGTTGCCGATATGAATCCCGCATCCATTGGGTTTCAAATCGCAGACGAAGCCATTGTCATGTCCACTAAGGACGTGGAAGGAATGGTTAGGGAATCTAAAAAATTTGCACAAAATACTCAGATCCACGGTGTGATCACTGCGGGAACCGATGCGAGTATGACAGTGGCTGCCGTGGCTTCTGCCTTACAACTTCCAGGGATTCGGTTTGTGGATGCGGAAGCGGCATCTAACAAAGTGAAGATGCGCCAAAGGCTAAAAGAGTTTGGAATGCCAATTCCCCGTTTTGCACCTGTTTGGTCTTTGCAAGATGCCAAAGATGCCCTGGATTCATTGACCTTTCCTTTGGTCATGAAACCAGCTGACAATATGGGGGCTCGCGGAGTCATCAAAGTAAATAACAAAGACGACCTTCCCACGGCCTTTCGTCATGCCAAAAGATTTTGTCCTACGGGTGAATTGATTTTGGAAGAATATATGGAAGGGCCTGAACTTTCCGTAGATGCACTTGCTTTCCAAGGCCAAATTCGAATGACAGGGATTGCAGACCGAATCATTGAACGAGAACCATATTTTATAGAAGTAGGACATAACATGCCTTCTGCGATGTCCAAAGAAGTTTTGGATGAAGTGGAACGAGTGATGGCAGGCGGAATGCGGGCATTAGGAATCCATCTTGGTGCAGGCAAAGGGGACATCAAAGTCACAAAAGAGGGAGTGAAAATTGGTGAAATCGCTGCAAGACTTTCTGGTGGTTTTATGTCAGCGTTTACCTATCCTTTGTCTACGGGTGTGAACTTAAACCGTGCAGCCCTTCTTATTTCTCTCGGAGAAACTCCTGACAACTTAGATCCTGTTTTGTCCAGAGTGTCCATTGAAAGGTCGTTACTATCTAAACCTGGGAAACTTGTTTCTATTGGTGGTGTAGAAGAAACAAAAAAGATCGATGGGGTTTCTGAGGTTTTTATCCAATCCAAACCAGGTGATATCATAAAAGAACCGACAAATAACATTGATAAGTCGGGCCACGTCATCATTGTGGCTGATAATTTAAAAGATGCAGATCTAGTTTTTGAAAAAGTAAAAAAATCCATTCGGTTTGAAGTGGATGAACAATTTTCTGTCACAGAGAAGGAAATTAACGATCAGGCACGAATTCGTTTTGGTAAAGATATTTGTTGGGTATGTAAACAATGTGACGGTAGCAATTGTGCCTCAGGAATTCCGGGAATGGGTGGAGTGGGTAGAATGGAAACCTTCCATGACAATAGCGCCGCTCTTTCCGAATATTCGATAGTCCCCGGTTACATTCGAGACCATGTGTTTCCTGAAATCCAAACTCAGTTTTTAGGTTATGATTTAAAAACTCCCATTATGGCAGCCCCAATGACAGGGGTTGGAACCAATATGAACTTTGTGATGACAGATGCGGATTATGCAAATATGGTCGTTCGTTCTTTTGTCCAAAATGGAAGTCTTGCTTGGCTTGGTGACGGAGCTTCTCCTGAAAAATATAAAATTATGTTAGAGGCTTTAAAAAAATCTTCCGGTAAAGGGATTTTGATCTGTAAACCAAGAGAAGATGAATCGATGTTAGTGGATAGATTCCAACAAGCGGAATCGGACGGAGTGTTTGCTCTAGGAATGGACATCGATGCAGTGAATTTCAAAACCATGGTCCAGAAGAATTTATCGAGTATCACAAGACCTTTGGAACGATTGATCAAATTAAAGGAAAAAACAAAGTTACCTTTTGTCTTAAAAGGGATTATGAATCCAGAAGATGCGAAACTCGCATATGAAGGTGGATTTTCCGCCATTGTGGTTTCGAACCATGGAGGCAGGGTTTTGGATGGAATGCCGGGTACAGCTCGTGTTCTCCCTAAAATTGCCGAAGTGGTGAAGGGAAAAATTCCCTTACTTGTGGATGGGGGAATTCGCTCTGGAATGGATGTTTTTAAGATGATTGCTCTAGGTGCTGATGCAGTTCTTCTCGGAAGGCCAGTGGCAATTTCTCTAGTAGGGGGGGAAGATGCTGGAGTTCGTTTTCTTTTGCAAAAATATTCGGAAGAACTAAAACAATCAATGAGTGTTACCGGAGCGAAAACTTTGGTGGACATCAAGCGAACTATGTTGCTTCATAAACTTCACGGTTGA